One Streptomyces sp. NBC_00554 DNA segment encodes these proteins:
- the ruvB gene encoding Holliday junction branch migration DNA helicase RuvB: MNWDDTTDETAAERLVGSVADREDQAVEAALRPKDLDEFIGQEKVREQLDLVLRAARARGATADHVLLSGAPGLGKTTLSMIIAAEMEAPIRITSGPAIQHAGDLAAILSSLQEGEVLFLDEIHRMSRPAEEMLYMAMEDFRVDVIVGKGPGATAIPLELPPFTLVGATTRAGLLPPPLRDRFGFTAHMEFYEPAELERVIHRSANLLDVEIDTVGAAEIAGRSRGTPRIANRLLRRVRDYAQVKADGFITKDIASAALAVYEVDARGLDRLDRGVLEALLKLFGGGPVGLSTLAVAVGEERETVEEVAEPFLVREGLLARTPRGRVATPAAWAHLGLTPPRQSTGGKGQGDLFGA, translated from the coding sequence ATGAACTGGGACGACACGACCGACGAGACCGCCGCCGAGCGGCTGGTGGGCTCTGTCGCCGACCGCGAGGACCAGGCCGTCGAGGCCGCGCTGCGCCCCAAGGACCTGGACGAGTTCATCGGTCAGGAGAAGGTCCGCGAGCAGCTCGACCTCGTCCTCCGTGCCGCGCGCGCGCGTGGCGCCACCGCCGACCATGTGCTCCTCTCGGGCGCCCCAGGACTCGGCAAGACCACCCTCTCGATGATCATCGCGGCCGAGATGGAAGCGCCCATCCGCATCACCAGCGGCCCCGCCATCCAGCACGCCGGAGACCTCGCCGCGATCCTCTCCTCGCTCCAGGAGGGCGAGGTGCTGTTCCTCGACGAGATCCACCGCATGTCCCGGCCCGCCGAAGAGATGCTCTACATGGCGATGGAGGACTTCCGCGTCGACGTCATCGTCGGCAAGGGCCCCGGTGCCACCGCCATCCCGCTCGAACTGCCGCCGTTCACCCTGGTCGGCGCCACCACGCGCGCGGGCCTGCTGCCGCCCCCGCTGCGCGACCGCTTCGGCTTCACCGCGCACATGGAGTTCTACGAGCCCGCCGAGCTGGAGCGGGTCATCCACCGTTCGGCGAACCTGCTCGACGTCGAGATCGACACCGTAGGGGCCGCCGAGATCGCGGGCCGCTCCAGGGGCACCCCCCGTATCGCCAACCGCCTGCTGCGTCGCGTACGCGACTACGCGCAGGTCAAGGCCGACGGCTTCATCACGAAGGACATCGCCTCGGCGGCCCTCGCCGTGTACGAGGTGGACGCGCGCGGCCTCGACCGCCTGGACCGCGGTGTGCTCGAAGCCCTGCTCAAGCTCTTCGGCGGCGGTCCCGTCGGCCTCTCCACGCTCGCGGTCGCGGTGGGGGAGGAGCGTGAGACCGTGGAGGAGGTCGCCGAGCCCTTCCTCGTACGGGAGGGCCTGCTCGCCCGTACTCCCCGTGGCCGGGTGGCGACACCGGCCGCATGGGCGCATCTCGGCCTCACCCCGCCCCGCCAGTCAACCGGCGGAAAGGGACAAGGGGACCTGTTCGGGGCGTGA
- the yajC gene encoding preprotein translocase subunit YajC has protein sequence MSLVTLLPFIVLIGAMFLMTRSAKRKQNAAAQMRNDMQPGTGVRTIGGLYATVKEVNEETVLLDAAPGVDLVFAKNSIGAVLSDDEYNRIVHGIEHDLKSDGTVVPDDASSLTETDEPAADASSDASDDKPIDLGKKDAADEPADAKADEPAEAKADEADEAEPKKTDGESDAK, from the coding sequence GTGAGTCTCGTGACCCTCCTCCCGTTCATCGTGCTCATCGGGGCGATGTTCCTGATGACCCGCTCGGCCAAGCGCAAGCAGAACGCGGCCGCGCAGATGCGCAATGACATGCAGCCCGGCACCGGCGTCCGCACGATCGGGGGCTTGTACGCAACGGTGAAGGAGGTCAACGAGGAGACGGTCCTCCTTGACGCGGCCCCGGGCGTCGACCTCGTCTTCGCCAAGAACTCGATCGGCGCCGTCCTGTCCGACGACGAGTACAACCGCATCGTCCACGGCATCGAGCACGACCTGAAGTCCGACGGCACCGTCGTCCCGGACGACGCTTCCTCCCTCACCGAGACCGACGAGCCCGCCGCCGACGCCTCTTCCGACGCTTCCGACGACAAGCCCATCGACCTCGGCAAGAAGGACGCCGCGGACGAGCCCGCCGACGCGAAGGCCGACGAGCCCGCCGAGGCCAAGGCCGACGAAGCCGACGAAGCAGAGCCGAAGAAGACCGACGGCGAGTCCGACGCGAAGTAG
- the secD gene encoding protein translocase subunit SecD codes for MAAPKKGRSASAQSRPGRSLALILIAIVALTGGMFLSGHTTPRLGIDLAGGTSITLTAKNEPGQPNAINKTNMDTAVDIMNRRVNGLGVSEAEVQTQGDKNIIVNIPKGTNSEQAREQVGTTAKLYFRPVLATEVSGTDASASPSPSTSSSASSSPSSSASEEATDKATSATPSATATSQGRAVTDALKADTTPSATSSASASAEASASPSASASVDAATAKLQAEYTALDCTDKAARATAGDGAKPTDSTVACGQNASGQWQKYVLGPAAVSGTDIKSAAAVFSTQDASGWKVTMDFTSGGSKKFAEITGTLAQNTTPQNQFAIVLDGEVVSDPYVSQALTGGSAEISGSFDQTEAQDLANMLKYGALPLTFTESSVTTVTAALGGEQLHAGLIAGAIGLALVVIYLVVYYRGLSLIAIASLLVSAVLTYVIMSLLGPAIGFALNLPAVCGAIVAIGITADSFIVFFERIRDEIREGRSLRPAVERAWPRARRTILVSDFVSFLAAAVLFIVTVGKVQGFAFTLGLTTLLDVVVVFFFTKPLMTILARKQFFASGHTWSGLDPKRLGAKPPLRRTRRPSAPVDTKEA; via the coding sequence GTGGCAGCACCGAAGAAGGGCCGGAGCGCGAGCGCCCAGAGCAGGCCGGGGCGCTCGCTGGCCCTCATCCTGATCGCCATCGTGGCGCTCACCGGGGGGATGTTCCTCTCCGGGCACACCACTCCGCGTCTCGGTATCGACCTCGCCGGCGGCACGAGCATCACGCTCACGGCGAAGAACGAACCGGGCCAGCCCAACGCGATCAACAAGACCAACATGGACACCGCGGTCGACATCATGAACCGTCGTGTCAACGGTCTTGGCGTCTCCGAGGCAGAGGTCCAGACCCAGGGCGACAAGAACATCATCGTCAACATCCCCAAGGGTACGAACTCCGAGCAGGCCCGGGAGCAGGTCGGCACCACCGCCAAGCTCTACTTCCGTCCGGTCCTGGCCACCGAGGTCTCCGGCACCGACGCGTCGGCCAGCCCGTCGCCGAGCACCTCCAGCAGCGCTTCGAGCAGTCCTTCCAGCAGCGCCTCCGAGGAAGCCACCGACAAGGCGACCTCCGCCACTCCGTCGGCCACCGCCACCTCCCAGGGCCGTGCTGTCACCGACGCCCTGAAGGCGGACACCACGCCGTCGGCGACCAGCTCGGCCAGCGCCTCGGCCGAAGCCAGCGCCTCGCCGTCCGCGAGCGCCAGCGTCGACGCCGCGACCGCCAAGCTCCAGGCCGAGTACACCGCGCTCGACTGCACCGACAAGGCGGCCCGTGCCACGGCAGGCGACGGTGCCAAGCCCACCGACTCCACCGTGGCCTGCGGTCAGAACGCCTCCGGCCAGTGGCAGAAGTACGTGCTCGGCCCGGCCGCGGTGTCCGGCACGGACATCAAGTCGGCCGCGGCGGTCTTCAGCACGCAGGATGCCTCGGGCTGGAAGGTCACCATGGACTTCACGTCCGGTGGCTCCAAGAAGTTCGCCGAGATCACGGGCACGCTCGCGCAGAACACCACCCCGCAGAACCAGTTCGCCATCGTCCTGGACGGCGAGGTCGTCTCCGACCCGTACGTCAGCCAGGCGCTCACCGGCGGCAGCGCGGAGATCTCCGGCAGCTTCGACCAGACCGAGGCGCAGGACCTGGCCAACATGCTGAAGTACGGCGCCCTGCCGCTCACCTTCACCGAGTCGAGCGTCACCACGGTGACCGCCGCACTCGGTGGCGAGCAGCTGCACGCCGGTCTGATCGCGGGCGCGATCGGCCTGGCCCTGGTCGTCATCTACCTGGTGGTCTACTACCGGGGCCTGTCGCTCATCGCCATCGCCTCGCTGCTGGTCTCCGCCGTCCTCACGTACGTGATCATGTCGCTGCTCGGTCCCGCCATCGGGTTCGCCCTGAACCTGCCGGCGGTCTGTGGTGCGATCGTCGCGATCGGCATCACGGCGGACTCGTTCATCGTGTTCTTCGAACGCATCCGGGACGAGATCCGCGAAGGGCGCTCGCTGCGTCCGGCCGTCGAGCGTGCCTGGCCACGTGCCCGGCGCACCATCCTGGTCTCCGACTTCGTGTCGTTCCTCGCCGCCGCGGTGCTCTTCATCGTCACGGTCGGCAAGGTCCAGGGCTTCGCGTTCACGCTCGGCCTGACCACGCTGCTCGACGTGGTCGTCGTCTTCTTCTTCACCAAGCCGCTGATGACGATCCTCGCCCGCAAGCAGTTCTTCGCGAGCGGCCACACCTGGTCCGGCCTCGACCCGAAGCGACTGGGCGCCAAGCCGCCACTGCGCCGCACCCGTCGTCCCTCCGCCCCCGTCGACACGAAGGAGGCGTGA
- the secF gene encoding protein translocase subunit SecF, with translation MSKLGTLGARLHRGEIGYDFVGKRFIWYSISILITITAILGLTVGGLNMGIEFRGGAVFTTEKTSVSVSQAETYAEEASGHDAVVQKLGNGGLRIQIAGIDTGKSDEIKTVLAKDLNVDSEKIAADLVGPSWGEDIANKAWQGLVIFMILVVIYLAIAFEWRMAVAALVALIHDITITVGIYALVGFEVTSGTVIGLLTILGYSLYDTVVVFDSLKEQTKDITKQTRWTYSDVADRSINGTLVRSINTTVVALLPVAALLFIGGGVLGAGMLNDISLSLFVGLAAGAYSSIFIATPLVADLKEREPQMKALRKRVLAKRAQAAAKGESVEEPVVEEQFEDDDEDATPAVVGPRNQPASRNRGRGRPSGKRR, from the coding sequence ATGTCGAAGCTCGGCACCCTTGGCGCCCGGCTCCACCGCGGCGAGATCGGCTACGACTTCGTCGGCAAGCGCTTCATCTGGTACAGCATCTCGATCCTGATCACCATCACGGCCATCCTCGGCCTGACGGTCGGCGGCCTGAACATGGGTATCGAGTTCCGGGGCGGAGCCGTCTTCACCACCGAGAAGACCAGCGTCTCGGTCAGCCAGGCCGAGACGTACGCGGAAGAGGCCTCCGGTCACGACGCGGTCGTCCAGAAGCTCGGCAACGGCGGTCTGCGCATCCAGATCGCCGGCATCGACACCGGCAAGTCCGACGAGATCAAGACCGTTCTCGCCAAGGACCTGAACGTCGACTCGGAGAAGATCGCCGCCGATCTGGTCGGCCCCAGCTGGGGTGAGGACATCGCCAATAAGGCCTGGCAGGGCCTGGTGATCTTCATGATCCTCGTCGTGATCTATCTGGCGATCGCCTTCGAGTGGCGTATGGCCGTGGCCGCGCTCGTCGCCCTGATCCACGACATCACCATCACGGTCGGCATCTACGCGCTGGTCGGCTTCGAGGTCACCTCGGGCACCGTGATCGGTCTACTCACGATCCTCGGTTACTCGCTCTACGACACGGTCGTCGTCTTCGACAGCCTCAAGGAGCAGACGAAGGACATCACCAAGCAGACCCGCTGGACCTACAGCGATGTCGCCGACCGCTCGATCAACGGCACGCTGGTCCGCTCCATCAACACCACGGTGGTCGCCCTTCTGCCGGTCGCGGCCCTGCTGTTCATCGGCGGCGGCGTTCTCGGCGCGGGCATGCTCAACGACATCTCGCTGTCGCTGTTCGTCGGCCTCGCGGCCGGTGCGTACTCCTCGATCTTCATCGCCACGCCGCTCGTCGCCGACCTCAAGGAGCGCGAGCCGCAGATGAAGGCCCTCAGGAAGCGCGTACTCGCCAAGCGGGCCCAGGCCGCGGCGAAGGGCGAGTCCGTGGAGGAGCCGGTCGTCGAGGAGCAGTTCGAGGACGACGACGAGGACGCCACCCCGGCGGTCGTCGGCCCGCGCAACCAGCCCGCGTCCCGCAACCGGGGCCGTGGCCGTCCTTCGGGGAAGCGCCGATGA
- a CDS encoding adenine phosphoribosyltransferase has product MTGIEELLLSRIRDVPDYPEPGVMFKDITPLLADPAAFTALTDALADIAVRTGATKIVGLEARGFILGAPVAVRAGLGFIPVRKAGKLPGATLSQTYDLEYGSAEIEVHAEDLSAGDRVLVVDDVLATGGTAEASLQLIRRAGAEVAGVAVLMELGFLGGRSRLEPSLAGAPLEALLQV; this is encoded by the coding sequence ATGACGGGCATCGAGGAGCTGCTGCTCAGCCGTATCCGGGACGTTCCCGACTACCCGGAGCCGGGCGTGATGTTCAAGGACATCACCCCGCTCCTGGCGGACCCGGCGGCGTTCACGGCGCTCACCGACGCGCTGGCCGACATCGCGGTCCGCACCGGGGCCACGAAGATCGTCGGCCTTGAGGCCCGCGGCTTCATCCTCGGCGCTCCCGTCGCCGTCCGCGCCGGGCTCGGCTTCATCCCCGTACGCAAGGCGGGCAAGCTCCCCGGAGCGACCCTGAGCCAGACGTACGACCTGGAGTACGGCTCCGCCGAGATCGAGGTGCACGCCGAGGACCTGTCCGCGGGCGACCGCGTCCTGGTCGTCGACGACGTCCTCGCCACCGGCGGCACCGCCGAGGCCTCGCTCCAGCTCATCCGCAGGGCGGGCGCCGAGGTCGCGGGCGTCGCCGTCCTGATGGAGCTGGGCTTCCTGGGCGGCCGTAGCCGTCTGGAGCCGTCCCTGGCGGGCGCTCCCCTGGAGGCGCTTCTCCAGGTCTGA
- a CDS encoding bifunctional (p)ppGpp synthetase/guanosine-3',5'-bis(diphosphate) 3'-pyrophosphohydrolase, with product MPDEAQPLIAAKPESNSGPVATPAKDAPGGPVEHAQSAPDDKAAEQPRPKPAPPEPERPVSTPVVRAAAAGQPARTGGGSSNRVRARLARLGVQRSNPYNPVLEPLLRIVRSNDPKIETATLRQVEKAYQVAERWHRGQKRKSGDPYITHPLAVTTILAELGMDPATLMAGLLHDTVEDTEYGLDTLKRDFGDQVALLVDGVTKLDKVKFGEAAQAETVRKMVVAMAKDPRVLVIKLADRLHNMRTMRYLKREKQEKKARETLEIYAPLAHRLGMNTIKWELEDLAFAILYPKMYDEIVRLVAERAPKRDEYLAIVTDEVQSDLRAARIKATVTGRPKHYYSVYQKMIVRGRDFAEIYDLVGIRVLVDTVRDCYAALGTVHARWNPVPGRFKDYIAMPKFNMYQSLHTTVIGPNGKPVELQIRTFDMHRRAEYGIAAHWKYKQEPSAGASKVRTDAPRSNAKDKDGVNDMAWLRQLLDWQKETEDPSEFLESLRFDLSRNEVFVFTPKGDVIALPAGATPVDFAYAVHTEVGHRTIGARVNGRLVPLESTLDNGDLVEVFTSKAAGAGPSRDWLGFVKSPRARNKIRAWFSKERRDEAIEQGKDAIARAMRKQNLPIQRILTGDSLVTLAHEMRYPDISSLYAAIGEGHVAAQSVVQKLVQALGGEEAATEEIDESVPSPHGRGRKRRSNADPGVVVKGVEDVWVKLARCCTPVPGDPIIGFVTRGSGVSVHRNDCVNIESLSREPERILEVEWAPTQSSVFLVAIQVEALDRSRLLSDVTRVLSDQHVNILSAAVQTSRDRVATSRFTFEMGDPKHLGHVLKAVRGVEGVYDVYRVTSARRP from the coding sequence TTGCCAGACGAGGCCCAGCCACTCATCGCCGCCAAGCCCGAATCGAACTCGGGCCCCGTGGCCACGCCCGCCAAGGACGCCCCCGGCGGGCCGGTCGAGCACGCCCAGTCCGCGCCGGACGACAAGGCGGCAGAGCAGCCACGCCCCAAGCCGGCTCCTCCCGAGCCCGAGCGCCCCGTGAGCACCCCGGTGGTCCGTGCGGCGGCCGCGGGCCAGCCCGCCCGCACCGGCGGCGGCTCCTCCAACCGCGTACGCGCCCGCCTCGCGCGGCTCGGCGTGCAGCGGTCCAACCCGTACAACCCGGTCCTGGAGCCGCTGCTGCGGATAGTGCGCAGCAACGACCCGAAGATCGAGACGGCTACCCTCCGCCAGGTCGAGAAGGCGTACCAGGTCGCGGAGCGCTGGCACCGCGGCCAGAAGCGCAAGAGCGGCGACCCGTACATCACGCACCCGCTCGCCGTGACCACGATCCTCGCCGAACTCGGCATGGACCCGGCCACGTTGATGGCGGGCCTGCTGCACGACACCGTCGAGGACACCGAGTACGGCCTGGACACCCTCAAGCGGGACTTCGGCGACCAGGTCGCCCTCCTCGTCGACGGCGTCACCAAGCTCGACAAGGTCAAGTTCGGCGAGGCCGCGCAGGCCGAGACCGTGCGCAAGATGGTCGTCGCCATGGCCAAGGACCCCCGCGTCCTGGTCATCAAGCTCGCCGACCGCCTGCACAACATGCGCACCATGCGCTATCTCAAGCGCGAGAAGCAGGAGAAGAAGGCGCGCGAGACCCTCGAGATCTACGCGCCGCTCGCCCACCGGCTGGGCATGAACACCATCAAGTGGGAACTGGAGGACCTCGCCTTCGCGATCCTCTACCCCAAGATGTACGACGAGATCGTGCGCCTGGTCGCCGAGCGCGCCCCCAAGCGCGACGAGTACCTCGCCATAGTGACCGACGAGGTCCAGTCCGACCTGCGCGCGGCCCGCATCAAGGCGACGGTCACCGGCCGCCCGAAGCACTACTACAGCGTCTACCAGAAGATGATCGTCCGCGGCCGTGACTTCGCGGAGATCTACGACCTGGTGGGTATCCGCGTACTGGTCGACACGGTTCGCGACTGCTATGCCGCCCTCGGCACGGTGCACGCGCGATGGAACCCGGTCCCCGGCCGGTTCAAGGACTACATCGCGATGCCCAAGTTCAACATGTACCAGTCGCTGCACACGACGGTGATCGGCCCCAACGGCAAGCCAGTTGAGCTGCAGATCCGTACGTTCGACATGCACCGTCGTGCCGAGTACGGCATCGCCGCGCACTGGAAGTACAAGCAGGAGCCCTCCGCCGGCGCCTCCAAGGTGCGCACGGACGCGCCCAGGTCCAACGCCAAGGACAAGGACGGCGTCAACGACATGGCGTGGCTGCGCCAGTTGCTCGACTGGCAGAAGGAGACCGAGGACCCCAGCGAGTTCCTCGAGTCCCTGCGCTTCGACCTGTCCCGCAACGAGGTCTTCGTCTTCACGCCGAAGGGCGACGTGATAGCGCTTCCGGCGGGTGCGACCCCGGTGGACTTCGCGTACGCGGTCCACACGGAGGTCGGCCACCGGACCATAGGCGCACGGGTCAACGGACGCCTGGTCCCGCTCGAATCCACCCTGGACAACGGCGACTTGGTGGAGGTCTTCACCTCGAAGGCGGCCGGTGCGGGCCCGTCCCGCGACTGGCTGGGTTTCGTGAAGTCGCCGCGCGCCCGCAACAAGATCCGCGCCTGGTTCTCCAAGGAGCGCCGCGACGAGGCGATCGAGCAGGGCAAGGACGCCATCGCCCGCGCGATGCGCAAGCAGAACCTGCCCATCCAGCGCATCCTCACCGGCGACTCTCTGGTCACGCTCGCGCACGAGATGCGCTACCCCGACATCTCGTCCCTGTACGCGGCGATCGGCGAGGGCCATGTCGCCGCCCAGAGCGTCGTCCAGAAGCTGGTGCAGGCTCTCGGCGGCGAGGAGGCGGCCACCGAGGAGATCGACGAGAGCGTTCCGTCCCCGCACGGTCGCGGCCGCAAACGCCGCTCCAACGCCGACCCCGGTGTGGTCGTCAAGGGCGTCGAGGACGTGTGGGTCAAGCTCGCCCGCTGTTGTACTCCGGTACCGGGTGACCCCATCATCGGCTTCGTCACCCGCGGCAGCGGCGTATCGGTGCACCGCAACGACTGCGTCAACATCGAGTCGCTGTCCCGCGAACCCGAGCGCATCCTCGAGGTCGAGTGGGCGCCCACCCAGTCCTCGGTCTTCCTGGTCGCCATCCAGGTCGAGGCCCTGGACCGCTCCCGGCTCCTCTCGGACGTCACGCGCGTCCTGTCGGACCAGCACGTCAACATCCTGTCGGCGGCCGTCCAGACGTCCCGCGACCGGGTCGCCACGTCCCGCTTCACCTTCGAGATGGGCGACCCCAAGCACCTGGGCCACGTCCTGAAGGCGGTCAGGGGCGTGGAGGGCGTGTACGACGTGTACCGCGTCACCTCGGCCCGCAGGCCGTAA
- a CDS encoding DUF349 domain-containing protein has product MSSDPWGRVDETGTVYVRTADGEQVVGSWQAGSPDEALAYFERKYEGLVVEIGLLEKRVKTTDLSAKDAQTAVDHLREQVDAHHAVGDLHALRQRLDKLVETVDARREERKAQRAKQSDESRHAKEALVVEAEELAQSDQWRAAGERLRALVDTWKGLPRLDRKSDDELWHRFSHARSAFSKRRKAHFASLDAQREDARKAKEKLVTEAEALSASTDWGPTAARYRELMADWKAAGRAQREHEDDLWNRFRGAQDVFFAARSSVFAERDAEQTENLKLKEELAEEAEKLVPVQDLKAARAAFRSINERWEAIGHVPRDARPKVEGRMHAVERALQESEETEWRRTNPEARARAEGLTGQLQAAVDKLQAQIEAARSTGNTSKADKLQKELDGRQALLDQALKGLQEFGG; this is encoded by the coding sequence GGTTCCTGGCAGGCCGGCTCTCCTGATGAGGCGCTGGCCTACTTCGAGCGCAAGTACGAAGGCCTGGTTGTCGAGATCGGCCTCCTCGAGAAGCGCGTGAAGACCACCGACCTGTCGGCGAAGGACGCGCAGACCGCCGTCGATCACCTGCGCGAGCAGGTGGACGCACACCACGCGGTCGGTGACCTGCACGCGCTGCGGCAGCGGCTGGACAAGCTCGTCGAGACGGTCGACGCGCGCCGTGAGGAGCGCAAGGCCCAGCGGGCGAAGCAGTCCGACGAGTCGCGGCATGCCAAGGAGGCGCTGGTCGTCGAGGCCGAGGAGCTGGCGCAGAGCGACCAGTGGCGAGCCGCCGGTGAACGGCTGCGCGCCCTTGTGGACACCTGGAAGGGGCTGCCGCGGCTCGACCGCAAGTCGGACGACGAGCTGTGGCACCGCTTCTCCCACGCGCGCTCGGCGTTCTCCAAGCGTCGCAAGGCGCACTTCGCCTCCTTGGACGCGCAGCGCGAGGACGCCCGCAAGGCCAAGGAAAAGCTGGTCACGGAGGCCGAGGCGCTGTCGGCCTCGACGGACTGGGGTCCGACGGCGGCGCGCTACCGCGAGCTGATGGCGGACTGGAAGGCCGCGGGCCGTGCCCAGCGCGAGCACGAGGACGATCTGTGGAACCGCTTCCGCGGCGCCCAGGACGTCTTCTTCGCCGCCCGCAGCTCGGTCTTCGCCGAGCGGGACGCCGAGCAGACGGAGAACCTGAAGCTCAAGGAGGAGCTGGCCGAGGAGGCCGAGAAGCTCGTCCCGGTGCAGGACCTGAAGGCGGCCCGCGCCGCCTTCCGCTCCATCAACGAGCGCTGGGAGGCCATCGGCCACGTGCCGCGCGACGCCCGCCCCAAGGTCGAGGGCCGGATGCACGCGGTGGAGCGGGCACTCCAGGAGTCCGAGGAGACCGAGTGGCGCCGGACGAACCCGGAGGCACGGGCTCGTGCCGAGGGTCTGACCGGTCAGCTTCAGGCAGCCGTGGACAAGTTGCAGGCCCAGATCGAGGCAGCTCGCTCGACCGGCAACACGTCCAAGGCGGACAAGCTCCAGAAGGAGCTGGACGGCCGTCAGGCGCTGCTCGACCAGGCTCTGAAGGGTCTGCAGGAGTTCGGCGGCTGA